One genomic region from Cyanobium usitatum str. Tous encodes:
- a CDS encoding photosystem II protein Y yields MDGRLILVVAPILLAASWAVFHIGRAAVGQLQLLLKRARA; encoded by the coding sequence ATGGACGGTCGGCTGATTTTGGTGGTTGCTCCGATCCTGCTCGCCGCGAGCTGGGCCGTCTTCCATATCGGCCGTGCCGCCGTGGGACAGCTGCAATTGCTGCTCAAGCGCGCCCGCGCCTGA
- a CDS encoding gamma carbonic anhydrase family protein, whose amino-acid sequence MSVFPWPKPQIHAEAWVAETAVVIGDVQLAAGASLWPTAVARGDVSSIVVGEGSNVQDGAVLHGDPDQPVTIGADVTIGHRAVVHGATLKDGCLIGIGAIVLNGVTVGEEALVAAGSVVTRDVPAGTLVMGAPAQVKRELTAEARAEQRQHARRYRQLANAHAKSNAPANG is encoded by the coding sequence ATGAGCGTCTTTCCCTGGCCAAAACCCCAGATCCACGCTGAGGCCTGGGTGGCTGAAACGGCCGTGGTGATTGGCGATGTGCAGCTAGCGGCAGGAGCCAGTCTCTGGCCCACTGCCGTCGCCCGCGGCGACGTCAGTTCGATCGTGGTGGGTGAAGGCAGCAACGTGCAAGACGGAGCCGTGCTGCATGGCGACCCCGACCAGCCTGTGACAATCGGCGCCGATGTGACCATCGGCCATCGGGCTGTGGTGCATGGCGCCACCCTGAAAGACGGCTGCCTGATCGGCATCGGCGCCATCGTGCTCAATGGCGTCACCGTGGGAGAGGAGGCCCTAGTGGCCGCCGGATCGGTGGTGACACGCGACGTACCAGCAGGAACTTTGGTTATGGGAGCCCCGGCCCAGGTGAAGCGAGAGCTCACGGCTGAGGCCCGGGCCGAGCAGCGCCAGCACGCCCGCCGCTACCGCCAGCTCGCCAATGCCCATGCGAAGTCCAATGCCCCAGCAAACGGATGA
- the trmFO gene encoding FADH(2)-oxidizing methylenetetrahydrofolate--tRNA-(uracil(54)-C(5))-methyltransferase TrmFO, with protein sequence MSSELLVIGAGLAGTEAAWQIAQAGLAVRLVEMRPVRRSPAHHSSEFGELVCSNSFGALSSDRAAGLLQEELRRLGSMVIRTADAHAVPAGGALAVDRGRYSAALTAALEQHPLVTVERREHTELPGPGEIAVLATGPLTSEPLAEQLREFTGRADCHFFDAASPIVEGESIDLGVAFRASRYDKGDADYINCPMDREQFLAFRQELLAAEQAELKDFEQESAHFFEGCLPIEELARRGEDTMRYGPLKPIGLWDPRWGDLNDRDVRRAKRAYAVVQLRQEDKDGRLWNLVGFQTNLKWGEQKRVLRLIPGLENAEFVRFGVMHRNTFLESPQLLDATLQFRSRPSLLAAGQITGTEGYAAAVAGGWLAGTNAARLALGLEPLSLPPTTMLGALTHFIAEAPSKKFQPMPPNFGLLPELAERVREKRARYGAYRDRALVDLEPFTRPLQLHGASVAA encoded by the coding sequence TTGAGCTCTGAGCTGCTCGTTATCGGTGCTGGCCTGGCGGGTACGGAAGCCGCCTGGCAGATCGCTCAAGCTGGTCTGGCGGTTCGCTTGGTGGAAATGCGGCCAGTGCGCCGCAGCCCAGCCCACCACAGCTCGGAGTTTGGCGAGCTTGTCTGCAGCAACAGCTTCGGCGCCCTAAGTAGCGATCGGGCCGCAGGCCTACTTCAAGAGGAATTGCGGCGCTTGGGTTCGATGGTGATTCGCACCGCTGACGCCCACGCCGTGCCTGCAGGAGGCGCCCTAGCCGTTGATCGCGGCCGCTACAGCGCCGCCCTCACCGCCGCCTTGGAGCAGCACCCGTTGGTGACGGTGGAGCGGCGCGAGCACACCGAGCTGCCCGGCCCCGGAGAGATCGCCGTGCTGGCCACTGGCCCGCTCACAAGCGAGCCCCTGGCGGAGCAGCTGCGGGAATTCACGGGCCGGGCCGACTGCCACTTCTTCGATGCGGCCAGCCCGATCGTCGAAGGCGAGAGCATCGACCTGGGCGTGGCCTTTCGCGCTTCCCGCTACGACAAGGGCGACGCCGACTACATCAACTGCCCCATGGACCGGGAGCAATTTCTGGCTTTTCGGCAGGAGCTGCTAGCCGCCGAGCAGGCCGAGCTCAAGGATTTCGAGCAGGAGAGCGCCCACTTCTTCGAGGGCTGCCTGCCGATCGAGGAGCTGGCCCGCCGCGGCGAAGACACCATGCGCTACGGCCCGCTCAAGCCGATTGGGCTCTGGGATCCCCGCTGGGGCGACCTCAATGATCGCGATGTGCGCCGCGCCAAGCGGGCCTACGCGGTGGTGCAGCTGCGCCAGGAAGACAAGGACGGCCGCCTCTGGAACCTGGTGGGCTTCCAGACCAACCTGAAATGGGGCGAGCAGAAGCGGGTGCTGCGGCTGATCCCTGGCCTGGAGAACGCGGAATTCGTGCGCTTCGGCGTGATGCACCGCAACACCTTCCTGGAATCGCCCCAGCTGCTCGATGCCACCCTGCAGTTCCGCAGCCGCCCCAGCCTGCTGGCCGCGGGCCAGATCACGGGCACCGAGGGCTACGCAGCCGCTGTAGCCGGCGGCTGGCTGGCTGGCACCAACGCCGCCAGGCTGGCCCTGGGCCTGGAACCCCTGAGCCTGCCGCCCACCACGATGCTGGGCGCCCTCACCCACTTCATCGCCGAAGCTCCCAGCAAGAAGTTCCAGCCCATGCCGCCCAACTTCGGCTTACTGCCCGAGCTAGCCGAACGCGTCCGCGAGAAACGGGCCCGCTACGGCGCCTACCGCGACCGGGCCCTAGTGGATCTTGAGCCCTTCACTCGGCCCCTACAACTGCACGGCGCCAGCGTCGCTGCCTAG
- the grxD gene encoding Grx4 family monothiol glutaredoxin has translation MDATTRQRIEELLATSPVFVFMKGNKLMPQCGFSNNVVQILHSVGVPFETFDVLSDAEIRNGIKSFSDWPTIPQVYVKGEFIGGSDILIEMYNSGELREKLEVALAS, from the coding sequence ATGGACGCCACTACCCGCCAACGCATCGAAGAACTCCTGGCCACCAGCCCGGTCTTCGTTTTTATGAAGGGCAACAAGCTGATGCCTCAGTGCGGTTTCTCCAACAACGTCGTTCAGATACTGCACTCGGTTGGGGTGCCATTTGAAACCTTCGACGTGCTCTCGGATGCCGAGATCCGTAATGGCATCAAGTCATTTTCCGACTGGCCCACGATTCCCCAGGTGTACGTGAAAGGGGAATTCATCGGTGGCTCCGACATCCTGATCGAGATGTACAACTCCGGTGAGTTGCGCGAGAAGCTGGAAGTGGCTCTGGCTAGCTGA
- a CDS encoding BolA family protein gives MVHPDQVKAAITLAMPDAQVEVEDLTGGGDHLQVTVISTAFDGLTRVRQHQLVYGALRQELASEAIHALALQTSTPA, from the coding sequence ATGGTGCATCCAGACCAGGTGAAGGCCGCAATCACCTTGGCCATGCCCGATGCCCAGGTGGAGGTTGAAGACCTCACCGGCGGTGGCGACCACCTGCAGGTGACGGTGATCTCCACAGCGTTCGACGGCCTCACCAGGGTCAGACAGCACCAGCTCGTGTATGGCGCCCTACGCCAGGAATTGGCCAGTGAGGCAATTCACGCCCTAGCCCTGCAAACATCCACACCCGCCTGA
- a CDS encoding lysophospholipid acyltransferase family protein, with amino-acid sequence MAVQTGPSALSTQAPSSREKGLCNGISPWLAPLAMVASQDIGLRFFFRSVQVLGRENLPLSGPLLLAPTHRARWDALLLPHAAGRRITGRDCRFMVTVDEMRGLQGWFLHRLGCFPVSQGRPSLASMRYAVDLLAAGEQLVVFPEGRIVREETTLRLHQGLARLAMLAAGQGVTVPVVPVGIAYGHRPPRRGDRAVLCFGPPLSLEGQGRQAASAFTDHLATAMAVVEGQAQGALGLAP; translated from the coding sequence TTGGCGGTTCAAACCGGCCCATCGGCGTTGTCCACCCAGGCCCCCTCCTCCCGGGAAAAGGGGCTCTGCAACGGCATCAGCCCCTGGCTGGCACCGCTGGCCATGGTGGCTAGCCAGGACATTGGCCTGCGCTTTTTTTTCCGCAGCGTTCAGGTGCTTGGCCGCGAAAATCTGCCTCTCAGCGGGCCGCTGTTGCTAGCTCCGACCCATCGGGCCCGCTGGGATGCCCTGCTTTTGCCCCACGCCGCAGGCCGCCGCATCACCGGCCGGGATTGCCGCTTCATGGTCACGGTTGACGAGATGCGCGGGCTGCAGGGCTGGTTTTTGCACCGCTTGGGCTGCTTCCCCGTGAGTCAGGGGCGACCCTCCCTGGCCAGCATGCGCTACGCCGTTGACCTACTTGCTGCCGGTGAGCAGCTAGTGGTTTTCCCGGAGGGGCGCATCGTGCGCGAAGAGACCACCCTGCGACTGCACCAGGGCCTCGCCCGCCTGGCCATGCTGGCCGCCGGCCAGGGCGTGACAGTGCCGGTGGTGCCGGTGGGCATCGCCTACGGCCATCGCCCCCCCCGCCGTGGGGATAGGGCCGTGCTCTGTTTCGGCCCACCTCTCAGCTTGGAGGGCCAGGGAAGGCAGGCGGCGAGTGCTTTCACCGACCACCTCGCCACCGCCATGGCCGTGGTCGAAGGCCAGGCCCAGGGAGCCCTGGGTCTGGCCCCCTAA
- a CDS encoding bifunctional diguanylate cyclase/phosphodiesterase — protein MAKERSVTNQTIALQKLEAEFRDAQRTARDWGWWDDSYAFIKGNNPSFPSQDLATSSLFEDGAAMGLYDAQAQRRALQVGLSSPNLPPDQRLVRCMDSTARTRRLLGLAGIRVICSDETNNLYVGFATTISTSDNSRSTTATLIYLNPLIEPQFGSHLKKELNRIQAQLQPIPPAVAITTGEALAPLQPKTFSDNGRLMGVRPADSQAEQRRELTDLLLLLSGGGLIVLALRLRWKLAERKQRLLLRQKERWATQRIRRSHRALVEILDFKPPQPVSSADQSPARPLPDSTLIFRGMLQEERRHPASPRASQPIDGSTTTGTKPAGRQRVDIQLIANRFEQILGSARDLAMHDPLTGLANRRYCIEHLEREIVRLKGKQALLSLLFIDVDKFKSINDTYGHRIGDQALCKVANQLQSLCRQGDFLARYGGDEFILILGDSQNASNEDDLALHAKQVAHRILESFEKSQVDSASPYRLSLSIGITISDPHHFSSEDIIRKADLAMYKAKSSQGEHIHLFTAENESNPLSDYRLFTALQQACEASLEPSQPDSFRILFQPIVNAAGEVLAVEALARWDHPDLGEVPPTLFIPVAEHYRIMGRVGWQLIEANLQAFKQLIKALKITPNQLDLAINISPSQLTDASFSDQLIDAIAAQGLSCNSINLELTETAIFNSTAAVETNLRQCREAGMRISLDDFGTGFSSMGLLLSLKPDELKIDRSFVVGVLDDAYAEQIVKLLPMLTNSVSMTLIAEGVDTEESFQRLQQMGVSRFQGYLFSEPLNIADLVELVGGNRLTSSLPAA, from the coding sequence TTGGCCAAGGAGCGAAGCGTCACCAACCAGACCATCGCCCTGCAAAAACTCGAAGCCGAATTCCGGGACGCCCAGCGAACGGCGAGGGACTGGGGCTGGTGGGATGACAGCTATGCCTTCATCAAGGGAAATAACCCCTCCTTTCCCTCCCAAGACCTGGCAACCAGCAGCCTCTTTGAGGACGGGGCTGCCATGGGGCTCTACGACGCCCAAGCCCAACGCCGCGCCCTTCAGGTGGGCCTGAGCAGCCCAAACCTGCCCCCTGATCAACGGTTGGTGCGCTGCATGGACTCCACCGCCCGCACCCGTCGCCTCCTGGGCCTCGCCGGCATCCGGGTGATCTGCTCAGACGAAACCAACAACCTCTACGTCGGCTTCGCCACCACGATCAGCACCAGCGACAACAGCCGTTCGACAACAGCGACCCTCATTTATCTCAACCCGCTGATTGAACCCCAGTTCGGCAGCCACCTGAAGAAGGAGCTCAACCGGATCCAGGCTCAGCTGCAGCCAATCCCCCCAGCGGTCGCCATCACCACGGGGGAGGCCTTGGCACCACTCCAACCCAAAACCTTCAGCGACAACGGGCGCCTGATGGGTGTCAGACCCGCCGATAGCCAGGCGGAGCAGCGCCGGGAACTGACCGATCTGCTGCTGCTGCTGAGCGGCGGGGGACTGATCGTCCTGGCCCTGCGCCTTCGCTGGAAATTGGCCGAGCGAAAGCAGAGATTGCTGCTGCGCCAGAAGGAACGCTGGGCCACCCAACGCATCCGAAGGAGTCACCGTGCCCTGGTTGAAATCCTTGATTTCAAGCCCCCCCAGCCAGTCTCTTCAGCAGATCAAAGCCCGGCTAGGCCACTCCCGGACAGCACCTTGATCTTCAGGGGAATGCTGCAGGAGGAACGGCGCCACCCTGCCTCGCCACGAGCCAGCCAACCGATCGATGGGTCAACCACAACCGGCACCAAACCCGCTGGTCGCCAACGCGTAGACATCCAGTTGATTGCCAATCGATTTGAACAGATTCTTGGCTCCGCCCGAGATCTGGCCATGCACGATCCACTCACCGGCCTGGCCAACCGCCGCTACTGCATCGAACACCTTGAAAGAGAAATCGTTCGCCTTAAGGGAAAACAAGCCCTGCTTAGCCTCCTCTTTATCGATGTCGACAAATTCAAAAGCATCAACGACACCTATGGCCACCGCATCGGCGATCAAGCCCTATGCAAGGTGGCCAACCAACTCCAGTCCCTCTGCCGCCAGGGTGATTTCCTAGCGCGCTACGGCGGCGACGAATTCATTCTGATTCTGGGAGACTCTCAAAACGCCAGCAATGAAGACGATCTAGCCCTCCATGCCAAACAGGTAGCCCACCGGATCCTTGAGTCCTTTGAGAAAAGTCAAGTTGACTCCGCCTCGCCCTACCGACTCAGCCTGAGCATTGGGATCACGATCAGCGATCCACACCACTTCAGTAGTGAAGACATCATTCGAAAAGCAGACCTGGCAATGTACAAGGCAAAGTCATCCCAGGGGGAACACATTCACCTGTTCACAGCGGAAAATGAGTCCAATCCGCTCAGTGACTATCGCCTATTTACTGCGCTCCAACAGGCTTGCGAAGCATCACTTGAGCCATCGCAGCCCGACTCCTTCCGGATTTTATTTCAACCGATCGTCAACGCCGCAGGCGAAGTCCTAGCCGTTGAGGCTCTCGCCCGCTGGGATCACCCAGACCTGGGAGAAGTTCCCCCAACTCTGTTCATTCCGGTAGCGGAACACTATCGAATCATGGGTCGCGTTGGTTGGCAGCTCATCGAAGCCAATTTGCAGGCCTTCAAGCAACTGATCAAGGCCCTAAAGATCACCCCCAACCAGCTCGACCTGGCGATCAACATCAGCCCATCCCAACTCACCGATGCATCTTTTTCAGACCAATTAATCGATGCCATTGCAGCCCAAGGACTCTCTTGCAACAGCATTAATCTTGAACTGACTGAAACTGCCATCTTCAATTCCACCGCAGCGGTTGAAACCAATCTGCGCCAGTGTCGAGAAGCGGGAATGCGGATTTCCCTAGATGACTTTGGAACGGGCTTCTCCTCCATGGGGCTGCTGCTATCGCTGAAGCCTGACGAACTGAAGATCGATCGCAGTTTTGTGGTCGGAGTTCTCGACGATGCCTATGCGGAACAAATCGTGAAACTGCTGCCCATGCTCACTAATTCCGTGTCGATGACCCTGATCGCTGAAGGAGTAGATACCGAGGAGAGCTTTCAGCGGCTGCAACAAATGGGTGTGTCACGATTCCAGGGATATCTATTCTCTGAGCCCCTAAATATCGCCGACCTGGTTGAGCTTGTGGGTGGAAACCGACTCACAAGCTCCCTTCCCGCTGCATAA
- a CDS encoding DUF6761 family protein, translating into MTSLQHPDAIRHFQSLCDACQELAHRFHSPGELRIYADGYIHALRRTAVLDPISQRRLEELTDRWIRDPSSFVGPDGDPRSLYESERY; encoded by the coding sequence ATGACTTCGCTTCAACACCCAGACGCCATCCGCCACTTCCAGTCGCTGTGCGATGCCTGCCAGGAACTGGCCCATCGCTTCCACAGTCCTGGGGAATTGCGGATCTACGCCGATGGCTACATCCACGCCTTGCGCCGCACCGCGGTGCTTGATCCGATTTCCCAGCGGCGCTTAGAGGAGCTCACCGACCGCTGGATTCGAGATCCTTCCAGCTTTGTGGGTCCCGATGGTGACCCGCGCAGCCTTTACGAAAGCGAGCGCTACTGA
- the crtH gene encoding carotenoid isomerase, with protein MTSNPAPIWDVIVIGAGVGGLVTASQLAAKGAKVLVLERYLIPGGSGGSFKREGYTFDVGASMIFGFGEKGHTNLLTRALADVGQHCDTIPDPAQLEYHLPGGLNVAVDRDYEQFLADLSALFPHEAKGIRAFYDTCWQVFRCLDAMPLLSLEDPAYLAKVFFKAPLACLGLARWLPVNVGDVARQHFSDPALLKFIDMECFCWSVMPADLTPMINAGMVFSDRHAGGINYPKGGVGVIAAKLVAGLESQGGAIRYKARVTQVLLENNTAVGVKLASGEELRARRVVSNATRWDTFGALVDAAHTPKAETTWRRRYKPSPSFLSLHLGIDAQIVPQAYHCHHLLLERWEEMEAEQGVVFVSMPTLLDPELAPAGRHIVHAFTPSSMEHWQGLTPAAYRAKKQADADRLIGRLEAILPGLSGAIRHREVGTPRSHRRFLGRMGGSYGPIPALRLPGLLPMPFNRTGISGLYAVGDSCFPGQGLNAVAFSGFACAHRIGADLGLNPWNLPA; from the coding sequence GTGACCAGCAACCCTGCCCCCATCTGGGATGTGATCGTGATCGGCGCCGGCGTTGGTGGCCTGGTCACAGCTTCCCAGCTGGCCGCCAAGGGGGCGAAAGTGCTGGTGCTGGAGCGCTACTTAATTCCGGGGGGCTCCGGCGGCAGCTTCAAGCGCGAGGGCTACACATTTGATGTGGGCGCCTCGATGATCTTTGGCTTCGGCGAGAAGGGGCACACCAACCTGCTCACCCGGGCCTTGGCCGATGTGGGCCAGCACTGCGACACCATCCCCGATCCAGCCCAGCTGGAATACCACCTGCCCGGCGGGCTGAATGTGGCAGTGGACAGGGATTACGAGCAGTTTCTGGCTGATCTCAGCGCCCTGTTTCCCCATGAGGCCAAGGGAATCCGCGCCTTCTACGACACCTGCTGGCAGGTGTTCCGCTGCCTCGATGCGATGCCCCTGCTGTCGCTCGAGGATCCGGCCTACCTGGCCAAGGTGTTCTTCAAAGCCCCCCTGGCCTGCCTGGGCCTGGCCCGCTGGCTGCCGGTGAACGTGGGCGATGTGGCGCGGCAGCACTTCAGCGATCCGGCCCTGCTCAAGTTCATCGACATGGAGTGCTTCTGCTGGAGCGTGATGCCGGCCGATCTCACGCCGATGATCAATGCGGGCATGGTGTTCTCCGATCGTCATGCCGGCGGTATCAACTACCCCAAAGGGGGCGTTGGTGTGATCGCGGCAAAGTTGGTGGCGGGATTGGAGAGCCAGGGCGGCGCGATTCGCTACAAGGCGCGTGTGACCCAGGTGCTGCTGGAGAACAACACCGCGGTGGGGGTGAAGCTGGCCAGTGGTGAGGAGCTGCGGGCCCGCCGCGTGGTGAGCAACGCCACCCGCTGGGACACCTTTGGCGCTCTCGTGGATGCAGCCCACACCCCCAAGGCCGAAACCACCTGGCGGCGCCGCTACAAGCCCTCCCCCTCGTTTCTGTCCCTGCACCTGGGCATCGATGCCCAGATCGTGCCCCAGGCTTACCACTGCCACCACCTGCTGCTGGAGCGCTGGGAGGAGATGGAGGCCGAGCAGGGGGTGGTGTTCGTGTCGATGCCGACCCTGCTGGATCCGGAGCTGGCCCCGGCAGGGCGCCACATCGTGCATGCCTTCACCCCCAGCTCCATGGAGCACTGGCAGGGGCTGACGCCAGCGGCCTATCGCGCCAAAAAACAGGCGGATGCCGACCGGCTGATCGGCCGGCTCGAAGCGATCCTGCCCGGCCTCAGCGGCGCTATTCGTCACCGCGAGGTGGGCACGCCGCGCAGCCACCGGCGCTTCCTGGGCCGCATGGGCGGCAGCTACGGCCCAATTCCCGCCCTGCGCCTGCCGGGGCTGCTGCCGATGCCCTTCAACCGCACCGGCATTTCGGGGCTCTACGCCGTGGGCGACTCCTGCTTTCCGGGCCAGGGCCTCAATGCGGTGGCCTTCAGTGGCTTTGCCTGCGCCCACCGCATCGGCGCCGACCTGGGGCTCAATCCTTGGAACCTGCCTGCCTAA
- a CDS encoding heavy metal translocating P-type ATPase translates to MKSTNPLAKDPICGMVVPTATAISAQRAGRSYYFCSQGCRQTFLAPEQELGRMRRRIGIALSGVLALAVLRAAGFLALATGVSLLSWAPIAQLPWLTWGVWLFLLATPVQVIGGWGFYTGAWAALQRRALNMDVLIALGTSVAYLYSVVVVFAPQLLPVGVDERGVYFEVSAVVIAFVLMGKYMEEIIKQRSSAAVRRLLDLQPATATVIRSGQEMTVPAEAVQRGDLVLVRPGEKVPADGVVIDGQSSVEEALITGESLPVIKQAGSELIGGTINGRGLLRFEATRVGADTSLAQIIRIVEEAQASSAPVQRLADQVTAWFVPAVVAVALLAFAVWTLAGSFSSGLLAFIAVLVISCPCALGIATPAALMVGVGKGAELGILIRSGEVLERVERLTTVVFDKTGTLTLGKPVLTEVVASGRNTKAWVLQLAASMEYGSEHPLAAALLEAAADQGLELLATAQFRAQVGEGVQAVVAGQEMWLGNRSLALRFAPQLAESLQRSIQQLETAGNTVMLLGQGETVHGLIAVADSLRPEARQAVQLLQRRRIRVVMLSGDNRATAEAIAAQVGITEVIAEVRPADKAATIRALQQAGQVVAMVGDGVNDAPALATADIGIAIGSGADVAKEAGDLLLLGNDLRDVVTAIGLSQATMTKIRQNLFWAFIYNSLGVPIAALGWLNPMLAGAAMALSSLSVIVNSSLLRNYRRAKV, encoded by the coding sequence ATGAAATCAACCAACCCCCTAGCCAAAGATCCGATCTGCGGCATGGTCGTGCCCACGGCCACAGCGATCTCGGCCCAGCGGGCCGGCCGCTCCTACTACTTCTGCAGTCAGGGCTGCCGCCAAACCTTTCTGGCGCCGGAGCAGGAGCTGGGGCGCATGCGGCGGCGCATTGGCATAGCCCTGAGCGGGGTATTGGCTCTGGCGGTATTGCGAGCGGCTGGCTTCCTAGCCCTTGCTACTGGCGTCAGCCTGCTCAGCTGGGCGCCGATAGCCCAACTGCCCTGGCTCACCTGGGGGGTTTGGTTATTTCTGCTGGCAACCCCCGTGCAGGTAATTGGCGGCTGGGGCTTCTACACAGGCGCCTGGGCCGCCCTGCAGCGGCGGGCCCTGAACATGGATGTGCTGATCGCCCTGGGCACCTCAGTGGCCTACCTCTACAGCGTGGTGGTGGTATTCGCGCCCCAGCTACTACCTGTGGGTGTAGACGAGCGTGGCGTCTACTTCGAGGTGTCGGCGGTGGTGATCGCCTTCGTCTTGATGGGCAAATACATGGAGGAGATCATTAAGCAGCGCTCCTCAGCGGCGGTGCGGCGGCTGCTGGATCTGCAGCCAGCCACGGCCACGGTGATCCGCTCCGGCCAGGAGATGACCGTGCCCGCCGAAGCCGTTCAACGCGGCGATCTAGTGCTGGTGCGGCCGGGAGAAAAGGTGCCTGCCGATGGCGTGGTTATTGATGGTCAGTCTTCGGTGGAAGAAGCACTGATCACCGGTGAATCCCTACCGGTGATCAAGCAGGCCGGCTCAGAGCTGATCGGAGGCACGATCAACGGTCGCGGGCTACTGCGCTTTGAGGCCACCCGGGTGGGCGCAGACACTTCCCTGGCCCAGATCATCCGCATCGTGGAGGAGGCCCAGGCCAGTTCGGCGCCGGTACAGCGCCTGGCAGATCAAGTCACGGCCTGGTTTGTGCCAGCTGTGGTGGCAGTGGCATTGCTGGCCTTTGCCGTTTGGACCCTGGCTGGCAGCTTCAGCAGCGGGCTGCTGGCCTTCATCGCCGTGCTGGTGATCTCCTGCCCCTGCGCCCTCGGCATCGCCACACCAGCGGCGTTGATGGTGGGGGTGGGCAAGGGTGCCGAGCTGGGCATCCTGATCCGCAGCGGCGAAGTGCTGGAGCGGGTAGAGCGGCTCACCACCGTGGTGTTCGACAAGACCGGCACCCTCACCCTGGGCAAGCCTGTGCTCACGGAGGTGGTCGCCAGCGGCCGCAACACAAAGGCATGGGTATTGCAGCTAGCCGCCTCGATGGAATACGGCTCTGAACATCCACTGGCGGCGGCCCTGCTGGAGGCGGCCGCTGATCAGGGCTTGGAGTTGCTTGCCACGGCCCAGTTTCGGGCCCAGGTGGGCGAAGGGGTGCAGGCGGTGGTGGCGGGGCAGGAGATGTGGCTAGGCAACCGCAGCCTGGCGCTGCGCTTTGCGCCCCAGCTGGCGGAGTCGCTGCAACGATCCATACAACAGCTGGAAACAGCAGGCAACACCGTGATGTTGCTCGGCCAGGGTGAGACGGTGCATGGCCTGATAGCGGTGGCCGACAGCTTGCGTCCAGAAGCCCGACAGGCGGTGCAGCTTTTGCAGCGGCGGCGCATTCGGGTGGTGATGCTCAGCGGCGACAACCGCGCCACGGCCGAGGCCATTGCCGCCCAGGTGGGCATCACCGAGGTGATCGCCGAGGTGCGCCCGGCGGACAAGGCCGCCACAATTCGGGCCTTGCAGCAGGCGGGCCAGGTGGTGGCCATGGTGGGCGATGGGGTAAACGATGCACCGGCCCTGGCGACTGCCGACATCGGCATCGCTATCGGCTCTGGTGCGGATGTGGCGAAGGAAGCGGGAGATTTGCTGCTATTAGGCAACGATCTGCGCGACGTAGTGACGGCCATCGGCCTATCTCAAGCCACGATGACCAAAATCCGCCAAAACCTCTTCTGGGCTTTCATCTACAACAGCTTGGGGGTGCCGATCGCTGCCCTTGGCTGGCTAAATCCCATGCTGGCCGGGGCAGCGATGGCGCTTAGCTCCCTTTCAGTGATCGTGAATTCATCGCTACTGCGCAATTACCGCCGGGCCAAGGTGTGA
- a CDS encoding response regulator transcription factor: MPASGAANQAGSQPQRVLVVDPHATLRTVLAQRLRQDGHLAAAVATAREALEVCQDQSPDLLISAELLDESSALRLAAQLRCSVMVLTARTGSEPVVSLLDAGADDVLRKPFGLEELAARCRTLLRRGGTGLQERVCVGPLEVHVLLRQVTLRDQPVELSPREFALLCALLMPPGVVRSRQELLRMAWPPFSGGPRSVDTQVLTLRRKLEQAGLGEGGGIETMRQQGYRFSLETLPEASAEEEPARQQLNSLV; the protein is encoded by the coding sequence CTGCCGGCCTCTGGGGCCGCCAATCAGGCCGGAAGCCAGCCCCAGCGGGTTTTGGTGGTTGATCCCCACGCGACCCTGCGCACGGTGCTGGCCCAGCGCCTGCGGCAGGACGGCCATCTCGCGGCGGCGGTTGCTACGGCTCGTGAAGCTCTGGAGGTGTGCCAAGACCAATCTCCCGATCTGCTGATCAGCGCCGAACTACTCGATGAGAGTTCCGCCCTGCGCCTGGCGGCCCAGCTGCGCTGCTCGGTGATGGTGCTCACGGCCCGTACCGGTTCCGAGCCGGTGGTGAGCCTGCTTGATGCGGGCGCCGATGATGTGCTGCGCAAACCTTTTGGCCTGGAAGAACTCGCCGCCCGCTGCCGCACCCTGCTGCGCCGCGGCGGCACCGGTCTGCAGGAGCGGGTCTGCGTTGGTCCGCTTGAAGTTCACGTCCTGCTCCGCCAGGTAACCCTGCGGGACCAGCCAGTCGAGCTGAGTCCAAGGGAATTTGCCCTGCTTTGTGCCCTGCTCATGCCCCCTGGGGTGGTGCGCAGCCGCCAGGAGCTACTGCGGATGGCCTGGCCTCCCTTCAGCGGCGGTCCCCGCTCGGTGGATACCCAGGTGCTCACCCTGCGCCGCAAGTTAGAGCAGGCTGGCTTGGGTGAAGGCGGCGGCATCGAAACCATGCGCCAGCAGGGTTATCGCTTCAGTCTGGAAACGCTTCCGGAAGCTTCTGCCGAGGAAGAGCCGGCCCGTCAGCAGCTCAACTCACTGGTTTAA